A genome region from Bradyrhizobium commune includes the following:
- the flgI gene encoding flagellar basal body P-ring protein FlgI: MIRVLLALVLILSAATAQAAVRIKDIADIKGLRENQIVGYGLVIGLNGTGDTLRNAPFTEQSLQSMLENMGINVRNETTSTNNAARPTTLRTRNVAAVMVTADLSPSIGPGERMDVTVSSLGDATSLLGGTLVMTSLRAADGAVYAVAQGAVTVAGYSVGGQAQNVSQGTPTAGRIPNGALVEREVQGSLHEMEFLVLELKNPDFVTATRILDAVNRYAGGRYRAQIAFERDYRTIVLSKPRYVGPVRFLAEIGELTVEPDTPARVVINERTGTVVIGRDVRISTVAVTHGNLTVRVTELPVVSQPAPFSQGQTVVVPQTVVEANEAGSQVAILSGVDLQRLVRGLNQIGLKPSGIIAILQAIKTAGALQAEVIVQ, encoded by the coding sequence ATGATCAGAGTCCTGCTCGCGCTCGTCCTCATCCTGTCCGCCGCCACCGCCCAGGCCGCCGTCCGCATCAAGGACATCGCGGACATCAAGGGGCTGCGCGAAAACCAGATCGTGGGTTACGGCCTCGTCATTGGTCTGAACGGCACTGGCGATACCCTACGCAATGCGCCCTTCACGGAACAGTCGCTTCAGTCGATGCTCGAGAACATGGGCATCAATGTCAGGAACGAGACCACTAGCACGAACAATGCGGCGCGGCCGACGACGCTGCGCACGCGCAACGTCGCCGCCGTGATGGTGACGGCGGACCTGTCGCCCTCGATCGGACCGGGCGAGCGGATGGACGTGACGGTGTCGTCGCTGGGAGATGCGACGTCGCTGCTGGGCGGCACGCTGGTGATGACGTCGCTGCGCGCCGCTGACGGTGCGGTCTACGCGGTGGCCCAGGGCGCGGTCACGGTCGCCGGCTACAGCGTCGGAGGCCAGGCCCAGAACGTCAGCCAGGGCACTCCGACCGCGGGCCGCATTCCGAATGGCGCGCTGGTCGAGCGCGAGGTGCAGGGAAGCCTCCACGAGATGGAGTTCCTGGTGCTGGAGCTGAAAAACCCCGACTTCGTCACCGCAACGCGAATCCTCGACGCCGTCAATCGCTATGCCGGCGGCCGCTATCGCGCCCAGATCGCCTTCGAGCGCGACTACCGGACGATCGTGCTGTCCAAGCCGCGCTACGTCGGCCCGGTCCGCTTTCTCGCCGAGATCGGCGAGCTGACCGTCGAACCCGACACGCCGGCGCGGGTGGTGATCAACGAACGCACCGGCACAGTGGTGATCGGACGCGACGTGCGAATCTCGACCGTCGCCGTGACGCACGGCAATCTGACCGTTCGTGTCACGGAGCTGCCCGTGGTGTCGCAGCCGGCACCGTTCTCGCAAGGCCAGACGGTGGTCGTTCCGCAGACCGTGGTCGAGGCCAACGAGGCCGGATCGCAGGTAGCGATCCTGAGTGGTGTCGATCTCCAGCGCCTCGTGCGCGGGCTGAACCAGATCGGGTTGAAGCCGTCGGGTATCATCGCGATCCTCCAGGCAATCAAGACGGCCGGTGCGCTCCAGGCTGAAGTCATCGTCCAATGA
- the fliP gene encoding flagellar type III secretion system pore protein FliP (The bacterial flagellar biogenesis protein FliP forms a type III secretion system (T3SS)-type pore required for flagellar assembly.) has product MKLRVLLLALLLVVLPEVAFAQIPDLNSLLPPGNGSTSGRIIQLVALLTVLSVAPGLLIMMTSFTRFAVALSFLRAGLGLQTTPPNLVLISLALFMTFYVMAPTFDRAWETGVQPLMKNEISEEEAYLRISDPFREFMLAHVREKDLQTFESLAAESFRKKFEDKRIDMRVIIPAFMISELRRSFEIGFLIILPFLVIDMIVATLTMSMGMMMMPPTILALPFKMLFFVLIDGWNLLASGLVRSFS; this is encoded by the coding sequence GTGAAATTGAGAGTCCTGCTGCTCGCGTTGTTGCTGGTCGTGCTGCCCGAGGTGGCATTCGCCCAGATCCCCGACCTGAATTCGCTGCTGCCGCCGGGCAACGGCTCGACCAGTGGCCGCATCATCCAGCTGGTCGCGCTGTTGACGGTGCTCTCGGTCGCGCCGGGGCTGCTCATCATGATGACGAGCTTCACGCGATTTGCAGTCGCGCTGTCGTTCCTTCGCGCCGGCCTCGGCCTCCAGACGACGCCCCCGAACCTCGTCCTGATCAGCCTCGCGCTGTTCATGACCTTCTACGTCATGGCGCCCACCTTCGACCGCGCCTGGGAGACCGGCGTCCAGCCGTTGATGAAGAACGAGATCTCGGAAGAGGAGGCCTATCTGAGGATCAGCGATCCGTTCCGCGAGTTCATGCTGGCTCACGTCCGGGAGAAAGACCTCCAGACGTTCGAATCGCTCGCCGCGGAAAGCTTTCGCAAGAAGTTCGAGGACAAGCGCATCGATATGCGCGTCATCATCCCGGCCTTCATGATCTCCGAGCTCCGTCGCTCGTTCGAGATCGGATTCCTCATCATTCTGCCGTTCCTCGTCATCGACATGATCGTGGCGACGCTGACCATGTCGATGGGCATGATGATGATGCCGCCGACGATCCTCGCGCTGCCGTTCAAGATGCTGTTCTTCGTGCTGATCGACGGCTGGAACTTGCTCGCCTCCGGGCTGGTCCGCTCGTTCTCCTGA
- the flhB gene encoding flagellar biosynthesis protein FlhB has protein sequence MAETSDQESKTEEPTEKKVRDALEQGNIPVSREASIFASMAALMVIQAFLIGQGVQQLTPTLKSFIDDPDGFPLSTAADAQNLLTVVGLQALRFLVPLVVILAVFGLAASLLQNAPSLVLQRIMPDLSRISPASGWSRIYGSQGLVEFAKSLFKLVSVTVVVAFVLRSSEARAFEAMYTDPVALPEMILTIAMRIVSAICIATIVLVAIDLAWARFHWRRELRMTRQEIKDEHKQAEGDPLIKARLRSLARDRSRQRMIASVPRATLVIANPTHFAVALRYQREENAAPLVVAKGMDVIALKIREVAEQNRIPVIENKALARALYEAVQVDQVIPSEFFRPVAEIIYFLQSKQSPRPEKVQ, from the coding sequence ATGGCAGAGACATCCGACCAGGAGAGCAAAACAGAAGAGCCGACCGAGAAGAAAGTCCGCGATGCGCTCGAACAGGGCAATATTCCGGTCTCTCGGGAGGCGTCCATCTTTGCGTCCATGGCGGCGCTGATGGTGATTCAGGCCTTCCTGATCGGCCAGGGCGTGCAGCAACTGACGCCGACCTTGAAGAGCTTTATCGACGACCCCGACGGCTTCCCGCTCAGCACCGCGGCGGACGCGCAGAACCTTCTCACCGTGGTGGGACTTCAGGCGCTGCGATTCCTGGTGCCTCTCGTTGTCATCCTGGCGGTATTCGGGTTGGCGGCGTCGCTCCTGCAAAACGCACCCAGCCTGGTGCTCCAGCGTATCATGCCAGACCTCTCGCGAATCTCCCCGGCCAGCGGTTGGAGCCGGATCTACGGTAGTCAGGGCCTCGTGGAATTCGCGAAATCGCTGTTCAAGCTCGTGTCGGTGACCGTCGTCGTCGCCTTCGTGCTGCGCTCGTCGGAAGCGCGGGCGTTCGAAGCGATGTACACCGATCCCGTCGCTCTGCCGGAGATGATCCTCACCATCGCGATGCGGATCGTTTCGGCAATCTGCATCGCGACGATCGTGCTGGTTGCGATCGACCTCGCCTGGGCGCGCTTCCACTGGCGGCGCGAGCTGCGCATGACGAGGCAGGAGATCAAGGACGAGCACAAGCAGGCCGAAGGCGATCCGTTGATCAAGGCACGCCTGCGCTCGCTGGCGCGCGACCGATCGCGCCAGCGAATGATTGCCTCCGTGCCGCGCGCGACCTTGGTGATCGCGAACCCGACCCATTTCGCCGTCGCGCTGCGCTATCAGCGTGAGGAGAACGCGGCCCCGCTCGTGGTGGCCAAGGGCATGGACGTGATCGCGCTGAAGATCCGCGAGGTCGCCGAGCAGAACAGGATTCCGGTGATCGAGAACAAGGCTCTCGCGCGCGCGCTCTACGAAGCGGTGCAGGTCGACCAGGTGATTCCGTCCGAGTTCTTCCGTCCGGTCGCCGAGATCATCTACTTCCTCCAGTCGAAGCAATCGCCGCGTCCCGAGAAGGTTCAGTAG
- the flgA gene encoding flagellar basal body P-ring formation chaperone FlgA, whose protein sequence is MLNRVGLIVRGVAAALLVFASVRMVAAEEKRLPVPAVSIRAGDLIRDDMITERAFSPNALGVAMFIEGRQVLVGRMARRALLPGQPIPTSAVEDPFTIARGAMVKVVVEDSGLSIVAYGAAMQSGAPGALITVRNTDTGVIIRAIVQPDGTVKVADGS, encoded by the coding sequence ATGTTGAACAGGGTAGGCCTGATCGTGCGCGGGGTGGCCGCTGCGCTGCTGGTTTTCGCGTCCGTGCGGATGGTCGCGGCCGAGGAGAAGCGCCTCCCCGTGCCGGCGGTATCGATCCGTGCCGGCGATCTGATCAGGGACGACATGATCACCGAGCGCGCCTTCTCGCCGAACGCGCTCGGCGTCGCCATGTTCATCGAAGGGCGTCAGGTCCTGGTTGGGCGCATGGCGCGGCGCGCGCTGCTGCCCGGCCAGCCGATCCCGACCAGCGCGGTCGAAGATCCCTTCACCATCGCTCGCGGCGCCATGGTCAAGGTCGTGGTCGAAGACTCCGGTCTGTCGATCGTGGCCTACGGCGCGGCCATGCAATCGGGTGCGCCGGGTGCCCTCATCACCGTGCGAAACACCGACACTGGCGTGATCATCAGGGCCATCGTCCAGCCGGACGGCACCGTCAAGGTCGCGGACGGGTCATGA
- the flgB gene encoding flagellar basal body rod protein FlgB: protein MGPLYLFELASSQARWLELRQSTIAANVANANTPGFKARDVEPFNKVLDGTPVRLATTSPTHMQLSPAETDTRATAKKDSWDVVHSGNSVSLEQEMIKGSDVNRDYSMNSAIVRSFHRMLLAGAKT, encoded by the coding sequence GTGGGACCGTTATATCTCTTCGAACTCGCATCGTCGCAGGCGCGCTGGCTCGAGCTACGTCAGTCGACCATCGCCGCCAACGTCGCCAACGCCAATACGCCGGGCTTCAAGGCGCGCGATGTCGAACCGTTCAACAAGGTGCTCGACGGAACGCCGGTGCGGCTCGCGACGACATCGCCGACGCACATGCAGCTTTCGCCTGCCGAAACCGATACGCGGGCGACCGCGAAGAAGGACAGCTGGGATGTCGTTCATTCCGGCAACTCGGTCAGCCTCGAGCAAGAGATGATCAAGGGCAGCGACGTCAACCGCGACTACTCCATGAACTCGGCGATCGTGCGGTCATTTCATCGCATGCTGCTCGCCGGCGCGAAGACCTGA
- the flgC gene encoding flagellar basal body rod protein FlgC — protein sequence MLDALQASLTVASSGLEAQSTRMRVVSENLANASSTGRTAGADPYQRKTITFDAAMDRASGTQLAKVKEIGVDTTPYRVEYDPGHPAADKAGYVKMPNVNMMIEMADMREVNRSYEANLQVVKQVRSMLGMTVDLLRS from the coding sequence ATGCTGGATGCCCTACAGGCGTCGTTGACGGTCGCGAGCTCCGGGCTCGAGGCGCAATCGACGCGCATGCGCGTCGTCTCGGAAAACCTCGCGAATGCGAGCTCGACCGGGCGCACTGCCGGTGCCGATCCGTATCAGCGCAAGACGATCACCTTCGACGCCGCGATGGATCGTGCCTCGGGCACGCAGCTTGCGAAGGTCAAGGAGATTGGGGTCGACACCACGCCCTACCGCGTCGAGTACGATCCGGGCCACCCCGCCGCCGACAAGGCCGGCTACGTCAAGATGCCCAACGTCAACATGATGATCGAGATGGCCGACATGCGGGAGGTCAACCGGTCCTATGAAGCCAATCTCCAGGTGGTGAAACAGGTGCGGTCGATGCTGGGCATGACCGTCGACCTTCTGAGGAGCTGA
- the flgH gene encoding flagellar basal body L-ring protein FlgH gives MKKPILILSLVLSPLFLAGCSHDPAEILTGPKLSPVGSGLRAPADPIPVTPRMRTPVSYRSTWDDGTDLYRDPRARRVGDVVTVIISMQDKAKLDNKTDRSRDSQIQFGLNWLMDVAGWQDKGQTNANLNTNTQIKGNGQIDRSEDIKLSIAAVVTDVLPNGNMMISGSQEFGINTEMRVLNVGGIVRPRDISRTNTISYEKIAEARVSYGGRGNLSDVQQPGWGHRIYDAVAPF, from the coding sequence ATGAAAAAGCCGATCCTCATCCTGTCGCTCGTGCTGTCACCGCTGTTTCTTGCCGGATGCTCCCATGATCCGGCAGAAATCCTGACCGGGCCGAAACTGTCGCCCGTGGGCAGTGGTCTCAGGGCGCCGGCCGATCCGATCCCGGTGACGCCCCGCATGCGCACGCCCGTCAGTTATCGCTCGACCTGGGACGACGGCACCGATCTCTACCGCGATCCGCGCGCCCGGCGCGTCGGCGACGTCGTGACGGTGATCATCTCGATGCAGGACAAGGCCAAGCTCGACAACAAGACCGACCGCTCTCGCGATTCGCAGATCCAGTTCGGGCTGAACTGGCTGATGGACGTTGCAGGATGGCAGGACAAGGGCCAGACCAACGCCAACCTCAACACCAACACCCAGATCAAGGGCAACGGCCAGATCGACCGCTCGGAGGACATCAAGCTTTCCATTGCCGCCGTCGTCACCGACGTGTTGCCGAACGGGAATATGATGATCAGCGGTTCGCAGGAGTTCGGCATCAACACGGAGATGCGCGTGCTCAACGTCGGCGGCATCGTGCGTCCACGCGATATCTCGCGAACCAACACGATCTCCTACGAGAAGATCGCGGAGGCGCGCGTGTCCTATGGTGGTCGCGGAAACCTGTCTGACGTGCAGCAGCCTGGGTGGGGACACCGGATCTATGACGCCGTGGCGCCGTTCTGA
- the flgG gene encoding flagellar basal-body rod protein FlgG, with translation MKSLAIAATGMNAQQTNIEVIANNIANINTTSYKRARAEFTDLFYQMDRMQGVANVNGSSPIPEGANLGLGVKSAAIRKLHIQGALTQTGNPYDLAINGRGWFQVLGPNNEVEYTRAGSFNTNANGQLVTMDGYLLDPTITVPQGTVQVTVNQTGQVFAKLDTEVNPRQIGQLNLANFANEAGLEPLGSNLYRETTASGAPVVGLPGDAGYGKINQQYLEASNVDPVKEITELISAQRAYEMNAKVIQASDEMAQTVSKNLSR, from the coding sequence GTGAAATCGCTCGCCATCGCGGCCACGGGCATGAATGCCCAGCAGACCAATATCGAGGTCATCGCGAACAACATCGCCAACATCAACACGACGTCGTACAAGCGGGCGCGTGCGGAATTCACCGATCTGTTCTACCAGATGGACCGCATGCAGGGCGTCGCCAACGTCAACGGCTCCTCCCCGATCCCGGAAGGCGCCAATCTCGGCCTCGGCGTCAAGTCGGCTGCGATCCGCAAGCTGCACATCCAGGGTGCCTTGACCCAGACCGGGAACCCTTACGACCTCGCGATCAACGGCCGCGGCTGGTTCCAGGTGCTCGGCCCGAACAACGAGGTGGAATACACCCGCGCGGGCTCGTTCAACACCAACGCCAACGGCCAGCTGGTGACGATGGACGGCTATCTGCTGGATCCCACCATCACGGTGCCGCAGGGAACGGTGCAGGTCACGGTCAACCAGACCGGTCAGGTGTTTGCCAAGCTGGACACCGAAGTGAACCCGCGGCAGATCGGCCAGCTCAACCTCGCCAATTTCGCCAACGAAGCGGGCCTCGAGCCGCTGGGCAGCAATCTCTATCGCGAGACCACGGCGTCGGGCGCGCCGGTCGTCGGTCTTCCCGGCGATGCCGGCTATGGCAAGATCAACCAGCAATATCTCGAGGCCTCGAACGTCGATCCCGTCAAGGAAATCACCGAGTTGATCTCGGCGCAGCGCGCCTATGAGATGAATGCCAAGGTCATCCAGGCGTCGGATGAGATGGCGCAGACGGTATCGAAGAATCTCAGTCGCTAG
- a CDS encoding flagellar basal body-associated FliL family protein, which translates to MRLIAAIVALTLIAIGAGALAGLQLFAAAQRVADAKKNATPPPIASSYAGSARLRKLSPIVTNLAAPTNNWARVEASMVTDSMSDEDAGILAAHISEDIVTYLRSASVTQFEGSRGLQHLRDDLSERANIRSSGKVRELIIETLVIQ; encoded by the coding sequence ATGCGCCTGATCGCTGCCATCGTCGCGCTGACCCTGATCGCGATCGGGGCGGGCGCGCTTGCGGGCCTGCAACTGTTCGCGGCCGCCCAACGAGTCGCCGACGCCAAGAAGAATGCGACGCCGCCGCCGATCGCGTCGAGCTACGCCGGCAGTGCGCGGCTTCGAAAGCTGTCGCCGATCGTGACCAATCTCGCGGCGCCGACCAACAACTGGGCCCGTGTCGAGGCCTCCATGGTGACCGACAGCATGAGCGATGAAGACGCCGGCATCCTGGCTGCTCATATCAGCGAAGACATCGTCACCTATCTGCGGTCCGCGTCGGTGACCCAATTCGAGGGATCGCGCGGGCTCCAGCATCTGCGTGACGACCTGTCGGAACGCGCCAACATCCGCTCGTCCGGCAAGGTCCGCGAATTGATCATTGAGACGTTGGTGATCCAGTGA
- a CDS encoding flagellar hook-basal body complex protein FliE yields MLEAIASTAISAGQAAFRATETQAIAPAAPTAVQASDDVGFEAVMKQVTTDAIGTLKTGEAASISAMQGKESTRHVVEALMSAEQALQTAVAVRDKVVQAYQEVVRMSI; encoded by the coding sequence ATGTTAGAGGCGATTGCATCCACCGCGATCTCGGCAGGGCAGGCGGCGTTCCGTGCGACCGAAACGCAGGCCATCGCGCCGGCCGCGCCGACTGCGGTCCAGGCGAGCGACGATGTCGGCTTCGAGGCGGTGATGAAGCAGGTGACCACCGACGCGATCGGAACGCTGAAGACGGGCGAGGCGGCATCGATCTCGGCGATGCAGGGCAAGGAATCGACGCGGCATGTCGTCGAGGCGTTGATGTCGGCAGAGCAGGCGTTGCAGACGGCGGTCGCGGTTCGCGACAAGGTCGTGCAGGCCTACCAAGAAGTCGTTCGTATGTCGATTTGA
- a CDS encoding flagellar motor switch protein FliG, with product MAAQVGIAPIKQRGVATLGGTEKVAALLLAMGRQAAASVLAQFEPQDIRIVTKAAAELRPITAQELEAIVEEFAQQFSMGANILGTLGGLEAVLGDVLPADQVTAIMSDLLGNSSRSVWDRVSSVSENSLASYLSKEHPQTAALILSKVKPSCAAKVMSQLPSSLRNELMRRVLSLKPIVDDAMRVLEKTLHEDLTLNFARNLGADTYARVADIINKMERGHIEDMLKSLSEKRPKSAEVLKELLFTFDDVVNLTPKARTMIFDQVPTDRIVVALKGTDKHFRELILSSVASRVRRVVEHELAIGEPSNQRDVLEARRVITDLALDLAEKGEIELNPEQEDELVFR from the coding sequence ATGGCGGCACAGGTCGGCATCGCCCCCATCAAGCAGCGAGGCGTTGCCACGCTGGGCGGGACGGAAAAGGTCGCCGCACTCCTGCTGGCCATGGGCCGGCAGGCGGCCGCGAGCGTGCTCGCGCAATTCGAGCCGCAGGACATTCGCATCGTCACCAAAGCCGCAGCCGAACTGCGGCCGATCACGGCGCAGGAGCTGGAAGCGATCGTCGAAGAGTTCGCGCAGCAGTTCTCGATGGGTGCAAACATCCTCGGGACGCTTGGCGGGCTCGAGGCCGTGCTCGGTGACGTGCTGCCGGCAGATCAGGTCACGGCGATCATGTCGGACCTGCTCGGCAATTCAAGCCGGTCGGTGTGGGACCGCGTCTCGTCAGTATCGGAAAATTCGCTGGCGAGCTACCTCTCCAAGGAGCATCCGCAGACCGCGGCGCTGATCTTGTCCAAGGTCAAGCCGTCCTGCGCCGCCAAGGTGATGAGCCAGCTGCCATCGAGCCTGCGCAATGAGCTGATGCGGCGCGTGCTGAGCCTCAAGCCGATCGTCGACGACGCCATGAGGGTCCTCGAGAAGACCCTGCATGAGGACCTGACGCTCAATTTCGCCCGCAACCTCGGCGCCGACACCTATGCCCGTGTCGCCGACATCATCAACAAGATGGAGCGCGGTCACATCGAGGACATGCTGAAGAGCCTGTCGGAGAAGCGGCCGAAGTCGGCAGAAGTGCTGAAGGAGCTGTTGTTCACCTTCGACGACGTGGTCAATCTGACGCCGAAGGCGCGCACCATGATCTTCGATCAGGTGCCGACCGACCGCATCGTCGTCGCCTTGAAGGGCACCGACAAGCACTTCCGCGAGCTGATCCTCTCCTCGGTCGCCTCGCGCGTCCGCCGCGTCGTCGAGCACGAGCTCGCGATCGGCGAGCCCTCGAACCAGCGCGATGTGCTGGAAGCGCGCCGCGTGATCACCGATCTCGCGCTCGACCTGGCAGAGAAGGGCGAGATCGAACTCAACCCCGAGCAGGAGGATGAGCTGGTCTTCCGCTGA
- a CDS encoding MotE family protein produces the protein MLKLDHKAQVLLLVAASALAGAPPALALDEAKPSRPLNLLAFARARAAGPQKPHAPVTPAPGDNARATAWAAEDSGPAITGAVPAPETPAPAPAPARPAKPGNVTAPPKPALPQAAAPADNEVALFCGNVADPAVDARLAWQIKELEKAESQLRERIAEVEAKRAEYEKWMALRDDFLKKAEAQVVEIYSRMKPDAAATQIAGMADETAAAVLAKLSPRNSSAIFNEMDTARAAHLADLLGGMRRVDDGKTK, from the coding sequence ATGTTGAAGCTGGATCACAAAGCGCAAGTCCTCCTCCTGGTCGCGGCGTCCGCGCTGGCGGGCGCCCCGCCGGCGTTGGCGCTCGACGAGGCGAAGCCGTCGAGGCCGCTCAACCTGCTAGCTTTCGCGCGCGCGCGTGCGGCCGGGCCGCAGAAGCCGCACGCGCCGGTCACGCCTGCTCCGGGCGACAACGCACGAGCAACGGCCTGGGCCGCTGAAGATTCGGGCCCCGCGATCACCGGTGCCGTGCCGGCTCCCGAGACGCCCGCACCAGCGCCGGCGCCCGCGCGCCCGGCGAAGCCGGGCAACGTCACGGCGCCGCCGAAGCCGGCACTACCCCAGGCCGCAGCACCTGCGGACAACGAGGTCGCGCTGTTCTGCGGCAACGTGGCCGACCCCGCCGTCGACGCGAGGCTGGCCTGGCAGATCAAGGAACTGGAGAAGGCCGAGAGCCAGCTGCGAGAGCGGATCGCCGAAGTCGAGGCCAAGCGGGCCGAATACGAGAAGTGGATGGCGCTGCGCGACGACTTCCTGAAGAAGGCCGAAGCGCAGGTCGTCGAGATCTATTCGCGCATGAAGCCGGACGCTGCGGCAACACAGATCGCCGGCATGGCGGACGAGACCGCCGCCGCCGTGCTCGCCAAGCTCAGCCCGAGGAACTCGAGCGCAATCTTCAACGAGATGGATACGGCACGCGCGGCGCATCTCGCCGACCTGCTCGGCGGAATGCGTCGCGTGGATGACGGAAAGACCAAGTAG